A segment of the Cohnella algarum genome:
ACGCGGAACAAATCGTCTACTTCGAGCGGCGTCAGCACCGCCGTCGGCTCGTCCAGAATCAAAATGTCCGCCTTGCGGTACAAAGCCTTCAAAATTTCGACGCGCTGCTTCGCGCCGACGGGCAAATCCTCGATTTTTGCCTTCGGATCCACCTTTAATCCATACTTGACCGAAATCGCCTCGACTTCCTGAAGCGCCTTGCCCATGTCGAAAAACGCGCTTCGCTTCGGCTCGTAGCCGAGAACGACGTTTTCCGCGACGGTCAAATTGTCCACGAGCATAAAATGCTGGTGAACCATGGCAATTCCGTTCCGAATGGCAACGGAGGGGCTGGCGATTACCGTTTGTTCCCCGTTCAGCCGGATCTGTCCTTCGTCCGGCTGGTACATGCCGTAAAGTATTTTCATGAGTGTCGTTTTTCCCGCGCCGTTTTCGCCAAGAAGGCTATGAATTTCGCCTTTTTCCATCGTGAAGGTGACGGAATCGTTCGCGACGGTGCCGGGGAAACGTTTGGTTATCTTAGTCATCTCCACCGCGTTCATGGCTGCCCCTCCGTAAAGTTGGTAGCTCCGTTAAAGAGAAATAAGGGTATTTTGAGAATACCCTTATTTCTGTAGTGCTTATGGGATTTGCTTGTGGCTGAAATCAGGAATTTTTGTTGTTTGCAAGGAATGGATCGACTTCTTCGAGGGCGGCCGGAACGACAAGCTCGCCGCTCGCGATTTTTGCCTTCAGTTCTTCGGCCTTGTCGATGAATTCTTGCGGCGTTTCGATCGTCGCGCCTTCTACGGAATAGCCTACGGCTTCTTCCTTGACGCCGAGGCTTTGAATGCCGGCCTGCCAGCTTCCGTCGATGATCGCTTGAATTTGGTTAAAGACGACGTTGTCGACCCGTTTGACGGTCGTCAGATACAGGGCATCCGGATCCTGGGAAGGAATCATGTCGGCGCCGACCGCCCATTTTCCCTTCTCCTTGGCGGCGTTGTATACGCCCAGGCCCGAGGCGCCGGCTGCTCCGTATACGATGTCGGCGCCGCCGTCATACATCGAAATCGCCATTTCCTTGGCCGTATTGGAATCGTTCCAGCTGCCGACGTAGTTCACCAGCACGTTCACGTTCGGATCGATGTATTGCGCGCCGGATTTGAAGCCGGCGACAAACGCGTTGATGAGCGGGATGTCCATGCCGCCGACGATGCCGATCGTTTTGGATTCGGACTTTTGCGCGGAAACCGCGCCGGCGAGGAATGCGCCCTCCTGGTCTTTGAAGACGGCGGAAGCGACGTTCGGCTTGTCGACCGTCGAGTCGATGATCAGGAACTTCTGATCCGGGAACTCGTCCGCCGCTTTGGAAATGGCGTCCACCTGGTCGAAGCCGATGCCGACGATCAGATCGTATTCGCCGTCCTTCGCGAAATCGCGATGGTAGCCTTCGTATTCGGCAATATCCGTCGGTTCTACGTAATCATACTCGATGCCGAGCTCGCTTTTTGCTCTTTCGGCGCCGGCATACCCGTTGTCGTTAAACGATTTGTCGCCAAGCCCCCGGTGGCGAACACGATCGCGACCTTGACGTCGCTTGCGGCAGCCGATTCCGATGCCGAAGCGGTCGGACTTGCCGCGCCGGATGCGGTCGGGGATGCGGAAGGCGAACTTCCCGCGTTGTTGTTGTTGCCGGCGCCGCATGCGCCGACGACGAGCGTCAAAGCCATAAGGCATGCGCCGAGGGTGAATTTGCGTTTGCTGCTCATTTAGATATCTCTCCTCCCCGGTTAAGGGTTTTATATGCACCAGCGCCGATTGGCGCGGATGTGCCGCTATTCTTCGCATGGCCGCGCTAAGGCCGTTTATCATCGCGACCGCGCTAAGGCCATTTATCATCGCGACCGCGCAACGACCGTTTATCTTCGCGACCGCGCAACGGCCGTCATCAGCCGTTACGTCAGACCGCGGTTTCGCCGCCGTCCAGCGTAAGCTGGGCCCCCGTAACGTTGCGAGCCCCCATGGAAGCAAGGAAAACCGCCATCGAGGCGACGTCCTCCGGCTTCTGGAACCGCCCGAGCGGAATTTTGCCGTATAAGTACTTCCAGGCGCCGTCAATGTCCGTGTCAAGCTCGACGGTCAAGTCCTGGGCTACCTGCGCGATCATATCCGTCTCGACGGTTCCGGGGCAAATCGAATTGACCGTAATGTCGTGCGGAGCGAGATCGAGCGCCGTCGCCCGGGTCAGTCCCAGCACGGCCGCCTTGGAGGCGCAATAGCCCGCGCAATTGCGGTGGGCGTGCGTCCCGCCGATGCTGGACAAATTGATAAAAGCGCCGGGCAGCTTACGGTCGATCAGCGCATTCGCCGCCGCCCTCATGATCACGAACGGGGCCGTTACGTTTACGCTCATGATCTTGTTCAGCAGATCCGTCGAATGCTCCTCGAACGGGGACTGCTTGTAAATGCCGGCGTTGTTGACCACGATTTGGAACGGCCGGCCGTTCAAGCCGTCCGTCACCGCCCGCTCGACCGCCGCTTCGTCCGTAATGTCCAATTTCAGCGAAACCGCTCCGGGGATCGGCTCCATGTCGAGCAAATCGATGGCGAGCACATCGGCTCCCATGGCGACGAACGCTTCCGCGATCGCCCTTCCCGAACCTCTGGCCGCTCCCGTAACCAACGCGGTGCCGCCTACCAACCGATGAATCGCCAAGCCGTTCGTGTTTGCCATATGTCATCCCTTATATTCGAAAAAATGAATTCTGCCGGCCGGCATTCGCGATCCGACGCGATTGAAAATCTATCATGTCAAATATACTTACATTATAATTTAATTAAGTTTACAGTTTTCTTTTTTTGCTGTCAATATAGATCGAGAGAGGCTGGAAAACGGCGTTTTTTCAAGCTTCGGTCCTAATCTTCCCAGCTTATCCCAACCTTATTACGCGATCGTTATTTTGCCGGGTCGATCAGTTTGAAATCGTCGAAATGGAAGGCGGGAGCGACGATGCACGTCACGAATACGGGCTCGTCCGTCAGAGGAGTCGCCGTCTGCCACGCGCCTGCCGGGACAAGCGCTTGCGGGCGCTGGCCGGCCGCGATATCCATGCCGAGAACGATGCGTTCCTGCTCCTCCGGCTTGTCCCCTTTGCCGCCGAGCGTCAGTTGCAGCGGGCCGCCGGAGTGGAACAGCCACAATTCGTCGGACAATACCGTGTGCCACTCGGAAACCTCGCCGGGGTGGAGGAGGAAGTAGACGGAGCTGGCCGCCGCGCGGGCGGAAGAATAGGCGGGACCGAGCACGTCCTTGGGAATTTCGACGGATGCGCGCCACATTTCCCTATACCAGCCTCCCTCCACGTGGGGCTGAAGATCCAGGGCCTGGACCAGAGGGGATAATTTCGGTTGCTGCGTCATGATGTTTCTCTCCTTGCGTTCGTTTTTTTGCTAAATAGAGTGTAATCAATTTCGGGACAATGTTCAATTCCGCTTTGAATTCCGAAGGAAAAGAAGGCCTATCCCCATTGTCGTTCGGACGGACGAATAGCGGCGCGCGGGCGGACGGCTCATCCGTAGGAAGGCTCGCTACAGTTCCCAGGGCAGAACGCCGTAGTCTTCCCCGTACCACCAAAAACCCGCCAGCGCGAGCAACGCCAGATGACCCGGATAAAAGGAGAGCCACAGCCAGCGCGGAACGCGTTTTCGGTCCCATTTTTCCAGCCAACTGCCGCCGAGAACGACTAGCATCGTCGGAATAATGCTGAAAAGTTGAACCCACCATCCGTGGTACACGAAATAAACCACATTCAGTCCCCGTGGACGAGCAACCAGTAATCCCGCGGAACGTAGCGGAACATCAGCACCAGCGCAAGGCAGTACGCCCCGTATTCGAACGGCAGCCATTCCAGCAGCGCGGCGCCGGCGAGGCCAACGATCGCGGCGGCCGGTCCGTTCCCTTTAAAGCGATCCAGAAGCATCATGACGATCAGACACGCCGCGAACGTGCCGATGACGTTGATCCGCTCCCACTGGAACGCGATCATGTAAGGAATTTGCGATATCCCGGCGAGCGCGGCAAGGCGGAAGAGGTATCTGCGCACGTTGCGGGTGCGGCGGTAGCCGAGCGCAATGCCGTACGCATACAGCGGAAACGCGATCCGGCCGATCACTCGCAGCAAATCCAGATCGGGAAAAAAGATAAAGCCGATATGGTCGATCAGCATCGTCAACATGGCCAAAATTTGCAAGGGCGTCTCTCCTTCTCGCACTTGTAGGGCGAACGTATCCTGCTACAGCCATTTTACACCATTGTTCGACGGAGCGGTAATCGCGGCGGATTTGACCATTGGGGATTTTGCCATTGATATTTACCGGCATTCCCGCCGCTTAACCGACATGTAGTCCGTCCGATCCCCTTCTAGCCCGCCAAACCCTACTCCAACACGCCATGTAGTCCATCCAGTCCCCTTCTTGCCCGTCAAGCCCGCCGCTTAACTGCCATGTAGTCCGTCTGATCCCCTTCTTGTCGTCAAGCCCGCCGCCTAACCGACATGTAGTCCGTCTGATCCCCTTCTTGCCGTCAAGCCCGCCGCTTAACCACCATGTAGTCCGTCTGATCCCCTTCTTGCCGTCAAGCCCGCCGCTTAACCACCATGTAGTCCGTCTGATCCCCTTCTTGCCGTCAAGCCCGCCGCTAAAGCGCCATGTAGTCCGTCTGATCCCCTTCTTGCCATCAAGCCCGCCGCTTACCCGACATGTAGTCCGTCGTAAGCGTCAAATAGCCCCACCTAGCGGCGGGAGCTCAGTTCGACTAATCTGTAGTTACTTTTTACTTAATCGGCACTCAGCCGGTAGCTCGTGCGACCATGGCATGAAGGGTTCGAGCGCGTCGGCATCGAGCGGTCCAGAGATTTGCGGCAACTGCTCGAAGAGGTACTTTAAGTAGTTGAACGGGTGCAGACCATTCTCCTTGGCCGATTCGATCACGCTGTAGATTACCGCGCTAGCCTTCGCGCCGCGAGGCGTGTTGGCGAACAGCCAGTTTTTGCGCCCGATCACGAACGGTTTGATCGACCGCTCGCTCCGATTGTTGTCGAGCTCCAGCCGCCCATCTGACAGGAACGCGGTAAGCTTATCCCACTGATTCAAGCTGTAGGCGATCGCTTGACCGGACAGGCTCTTCGGCAAGGTTTTGGACCGTTGCTCCTTCAGCCATCCATGATAGGCGTTAAGCACCGGCAGGCTTTGCTCCTGCCTCTTCGCCTGTCGCTCTTCAGCGGAGACTTCGGCAAGGTCCCGTTCAATCGCATACAGCTGGTTACAGTAAGCCAGGCCCTGTCCTGCAACGGTTCCCAGCTTCCTCATCTCCGGCGGCCCTGCCTTCAGCGCCTCGTCGTACTTGCGCCGGGCATGTGCCCAACAACCGACGAGCTTCACGTCTGCCACCTTGTGGTACCCAGGGTACCCATCCACATGCAAATAGCCTTTGAATCCGGACAGGAAGTTGCGCGGATGTTCGCCGCCCCGCGTCCGTTGGTATTCGTAGAGTATTGCCGGCGGCACATCACGTCCGGTCCGATATAGCCACAGGTAGGACGTCGCTTCCGCGGACTTGCCTTCTTCGCGCAGCACCTGAAGCGTCGTCTCGTCGGCATGCAGCACTTCTTGCCGCAGCAGATACGCCTTCATGGCAGCAAACAGCGGAGACAGCCATTGCTCCGCACCATACATCATCCAGTTCGCCATCGTCTGGCGAGACAACGTATAGCCAAGACGCGCGAACTGCTGCTCTTGCCGGTACAGGGGCAAGCCATCCACATATTTCTGCGTCATGACGTAGGCCATGCTGGACGGCGAAGCCAAGCTTCCGGGATAGACGGGCCTCGGCATGGGCGCCGTGACGATGGGTGTCTGGATCTCATGACGCTCGCAGTGGCGGCAAGCATAGACTTGACGAATATGCCGCATGACCTTGACCTGCGGGGGCACCAGCGCGATCTCGCTGCGCATCTCAGTCGTCATCTCATGCAGCGAGCCGCCGCAGCAAGCACAGGACTGTTCGCCTTCCTCGAGTTTGTACACGACGGTCTCTACCGGCAGGTCGGAGAAGTCGTCTTCACGCTTGCCCGTCTGTTTGCGGCGCTCGTACGTGATCTTCTCTGTAGGTGGCTCTTGTCCGGCTGGTGTGGCCAGCACTTCGGCTTCGTTGAACAGATTCAGCTCCATCTGGTCCGGATTCGTCTTCTCGCTGGAAGTGCCGAAGCGCTTTTGCTGCGCCAGACGGAACTGTTCCTCGTACCACTTGAGCTTGGCCGATAGCTCGATATTTTGTTGTTCCAGCTTCGCATTTTGTTGCCGAAGCTCTTCGATCTGAGGCGATTCCGCTCGATTTTCCATATGGTATACTTCGGCACGGATGGGAGCAACGCCTGCCATAACATATGTCGAATTAAGTAAGGAATAGATTGCTAAATGACCGTAGCGGCGGTCACTTTCGGGTGAGCCTGCCGCTGGCTGAGCGAAAGTCCGTCCAGCAGCCAGCGGAGCTCGCGGGTCGTGACCGTGACCGGATCGCTGTGATCCCTGGGCCACTGGAACGTGCCGCGCTCGAGCCGGCGGTAGAACAGCCAGAAACCGTTGTGCTCCCAATACAAGATCTTTAACTTGTTCCGCTCGCGGTTGCAAAAGACGAACAAGCATGGAGAGAATGGATTCAGTCCGAGCCCCTCTTGGACAAGAGCAGCCAATCCGTCGATGGATTTACGTAAATCCGTGCTGCCACAAGCCAGAAATACCTGACGGCTGGTTAATTCGCTCAGCATATGACCTCCAAAGCCTGCACCACGTCGCGGAGCAAAGCGGGATTGAACCCGGCGTCAACCTCGATGACGGCTGCGCCGATTCGGATGCGAAGGCAAGCCGAAGGTGTGGCTTCCGGCTCGGGAGTAATATGAGCTTTGACGAAGGTGGCTGACTTGACAGCAGCAGGGGATGAACCGCTTAGTCTCTTCATCCATGTATAGAGCCCGCGACGATCCACCTGATTGGCTTTGCACCATCTTGCTGCTTTTTCTCCACTGGAACGGAAAGCGGCAATTCGTTCTTCCCATTTCTTCTGTACGTCTTCTCTGGCCATAAAAAATCCTCCCCCAATTGGACTATGAGGAGGATTATCTCACGGTTATTGCAAGGAACGAAGGTGGGGAGAGTTTGACGCTTACTTTGATGCACGTGGACGTCACTTCGAATACGAGTTCCGAGTTCGAGCAAATTCTGGACGAGTTTTTCACTATCGAATACATGTTGAACAGGAAGTCTTCGGTCTGTGAGCAATTCCATTTCTTCCGGTGTCAGCATGTCGTCCAAGATTGAATGTCTATCATGTGAACAATAAACGCCGGATGGTTTGTTTATATAGGACTCCGTATCGGGTTCAAGGGAGCGCCATTCTGAAACTCGAATCCCGTTTGCCCGTTGATGGATCTTACGGTAATAGCCCTTTGGATCCGCCTTATAGCTGATTTGAATGAAGTCCCCGTAAGGTCTTTGGCCTCCGCAAGCGGAACAGAGTACAGGCATTCTTAATCGATCCCTTCTATCAAAATCTTCAGCAGCATTTTGG
Coding sequences within it:
- a CDS encoding SDR family NAD(P)-dependent oxidoreductase translates to MANTNGLAIHRLVGGTALVTGAARGSGRAIAEAFVAMGADVLAIDLLDMEPIPGAVSLKLDITDEAAVERAVTDGLNGRPFQIVVNNAGIYKQSPFEEHSTDLLNKIMSVNVTAPFVIMRAAANALIDRKLPGAFINLSSIGGTHAHRNCAGYCASKAAVLGLTRATALDLAPHDITVNSICPGTVETDMIAQVAQDLTVELDTDIDGAWKYLYGKIPLGRFQKPEDVASMAVFLASMGARNVTGAQLTLDGGETAV
- the tnpC gene encoding IS66 family transposase, yielding MENRAESPQIEELRQQNAKLEQQNIELSAKLKWYEEQFRLAQQKRFGTSSEKTNPDQMELNLFNEAEVLATPAGQEPPTEKITYERRKQTGKREDDFSDLPVETVVYKLEEGEQSCACCGGSLHEMTTEMRSEIALVPPQVKVMRHIRQVYACRHCERHEIQTPIVTAPMPRPVYPGSLASPSSMAYVMTQKYVDGLPLYRQEQQFARLGYTLSRQTMANWMMYGAEQWLSPLFAAMKAYLLRQEVLHADETTLQVLREEGKSAEATSYLWLYRTGRDVPPAILYEYQRTRGGEHPRNFLSGFKGYLHVDGYPGYHKVADVKLVGCWAHARRKYDEALKAGPPEMRKLGTVAGQGLAYCNQLYAIERDLAEVSAEERQAKRQEQSLPVLNAYHGWLKEQRSKTLPKSLSGQAIAYSLNQWDKLTAFLSDGRLELDNNRSERSIKPFVIGRKNWLFANTPRGAKASAVIYSVIESAKENGLHPFNYLKYLFEQLPQISGPLDADALEPFMPWSHELPAECRLSKK
- a CDS encoding cupin domain-containing protein, which gives rise to MTQQPKLSPLVQALDLQPHVEGGWYREMWRASVEIPKDVLGPAYSSARAAASSVYFLLHPGEVSEWHTVLSDELWLFHSGGPLQLTLGGKGDKPEEQERIVLGMDIAAGQRPQALVPAGAWQTATPLTDEPVFVTCIVAPAFHFDDFKLIDPAK
- a CDS encoding TraX family protein, whose protein sequence is MQILAMLTMLIDHIGFIFFPDLDLLRVIGRIAFPLYAYGIALGYRRTRNVRRYLFRLAALAGISQIPYMIAFQWERINVIGTFAACLIVMMLLDRFKGNGPAAAIVGLAGAALLEWLPFEYGAYCLALVLMFRYVPRDYWLLVHGD
- a CDS encoding BMP family lipoprotein, with the protein product MRRRQQQQRGKFAFRIPDRIRRGKSDRFGIGIGCRKRRQGRDRVRHRGLGDKSFNDNGYAGAERAKSELGIEYDYVEPTDIAEYEGYHRDFAKDGEYDLIVGIGFDQVDAISKAADEFPDQKFLIIDSTVDKPNVASAVFKDQEGAFLAGAVSAQKSESKTIGIVGGMDIPLINAFVAGFKSGAQYIDPNVNVLVNYVGSWNDSNTAKEMAISMYDGGADIVYGAAGASGLGVYNAAKEKGKWAVGADMIPSQDPDALYLTTVKRVDNVVFNQIQAIIDGSWQAGIQSLGVKEEAVGYSVEGATIETPQEFIDKAEELKAKIASGELVVPAALEEVDPFLANNKNS
- the tnpB gene encoding IS66 family insertion sequence element accessory protein TnpB (TnpB, as the term is used for proteins encoded by IS66 family insertion elements, is considered an accessory protein, since TnpC, encoded by a neighboring gene, is a DDE family transposase.), which codes for MLSELTSRQVFLACGSTDLRKSIDGLAALVQEGLGLNPFSPCLFVFCNRERNKLKILYWEHNGFWLFYRRLERGTFQWPRDHSDPVTVTTRELRWLLDGLSLSQRQAHPKVTAATVI
- the tnpA gene encoding IS66 family insertion sequence element accessory protein TnpA yields the protein MAREDVQKKWEERIAAFRSSGEKAARWCKANQVDRRGLYTWMKRLSGSSPAAVKSATFVKAHITPEPEATPSACLRIRIGAAVIEVDAGFNPALLRDVVQALEVIC